From Nitrospinaceae bacterium, one genomic window encodes:
- a CDS encoding tripartite tricarboxylate transporter TctB family protein, producing MNRTNLIVGIVFFLFSLVYYFYLIPTQIVLSTAESEFAGRIFRPETFPQITIAIFGFVSVLLAGNALREKGEPEFMSGQSRRSSLQAFFVFILAVVYVYALEWFGFHLTSPIFLAVLIIFFGTRDWRFVAPVALLTPVVIERLFWFSFKVVLPEGELFVGAS from the coding sequence ATGAACAGAACGAACCTGATCGTCGGTATTGTTTTCTTCCTCTTCAGTCTTGTTTACTACTTCTACCTCATCCCTACCCAAATTGTTTTATCGACCGCTGAGAGCGAGTTCGCGGGTCGTATTTTTCGGCCTGAGACATTCCCGCAAATTACGATTGCCATTTTCGGTTTTGTCAGCGTACTTCTCGCGGGAAACGCACTCAGGGAGAAGGGAGAACCCGAGTTCATGTCCGGACAGAGCAGACGCTCTTCCTTGCAGGCTTTTTTCGTTTTTATCCTTGCGGTAGTTTATGTCTACGCCCTTGAGTGGTTTGGATTTCATCTGACCTCGCCAATATTCCTGGCGGTGCTCATTATTTTCTTTGGTACGAGGGACTGGCGTTTCGTCGCCCCAGTGGCGCTGTTGACGCCAGTTGTTATCGAGCGGCTTTTCTGGTTCTCCTTCAAGGTAGTCCTTCCCGAAGGCGAATTGTTTGTAGGAGCGTCTTAA
- a CDS encoding Gfo/Idh/MocA family oxidoreductase, translating to MEKKELGVAVIGSGRIGSLRANMATRHPSVRFLAIADKDPERANNLAESVTANMSSGDNLEVISHPEVTTVFVSTPEHDHVEAILQAVELGKPVFVEKPLALTVEDADKIIAAVEKTGVELRIGYSRRHDRRWMLTKEQIVQGRVGEIMGITSRVYNTRAQMLQILERSPEATPVMDVLTYYVDMACWYLEGIPPVEVVARSNGKVFRGLGYEADDVTWAIVTFANGAVVNLGICYALPARYPTYGQSSRFEILGQEGVILLDADNKDSLLFTDKGVPHAYVPDHNVNLLFMQTNSSGDWALGEFWGPIANETRSWLDHLATGSPCAHTTLIEGRRTVEVTAAIDEAARTGESIKLSGI from the coding sequence ATGGAAAAGAAAGAACTTGGGGTCGCCGTCATTGGTTCGGGTCGAATCGGATCCCTTCGTGCCAACATGGCAACGCGACACCCCTCGGTGCGATTTCTTGCTATCGCGGACAAGGACCCCGAGCGGGCCAACAATCTTGCCGAGAGCGTGACGGCGAATATGTCCTCTGGCGACAACTTGGAAGTTATCTCTCATCCGGAGGTGACTACGGTCTTCGTCTCAACGCCTGAGCACGACCATGTCGAGGCCATACTCCAGGCAGTCGAACTCGGCAAACCCGTTTTTGTTGAAAAGCCCTTGGCGCTCACCGTCGAGGACGCAGATAAAATTATCGCGGCAGTAGAAAAAACTGGTGTTGAGTTACGCATTGGCTACTCGCGGCGCCATGATCGCCGCTGGATGCTCACCAAGGAGCAGATTGTCCAGGGCCGCGTCGGCGAAATTATGGGCATCACCTCGCGCGTCTACAATACGAGGGCCCAGATGCTCCAAATTCTTGAGCGCTCGCCCGAGGCTACACCGGTCATGGATGTGCTGACCTATTATGTGGACATGGCCTGTTGGTATCTTGAGGGAATCCCCCCGGTCGAGGTTGTTGCCCGGAGTAACGGGAAGGTTTTTAGGGGGCTCGGTTACGAGGCGGACGATGTGACGTGGGCCATCGTCACCTTTGCCAACGGGGCGGTGGTGAATTTGGGAATTTGCTATGCGCTGCCGGCACGCTACCCGACCTATGGGCAGAGTTCGCGCTTTGAGATTCTGGGCCAGGAGGGGGTGATACTCCTCGACGCCGACAACAAGGATAGCCTTCTTTTCACCGACAAAGGGGTGCCCCACGCTTATGTGCCCGATCATAATGTGAACCTCCTGTTCATGCAGACGAATTCTTCGGGCGATTGGGCGTTGGGCGAGTTTTGGGGACCTATTGCAAATGAGACACGCTCGTGGCTCGACCATCTGGCGACGGGAAGCCCGTGCGCTCATACAACGCTGATCGAGGGCAGGCGGACGGTCGAGGTAACGGCTGCCATTGATGAGGCGGCGAGAACAGGTGAATCTATCAAGCTGTCCGGTATTTAA